The following coding sequences lie in one Arachis stenosperma cultivar V10309 chromosome 5, arast.V10309.gnm1.PFL2, whole genome shotgun sequence genomic window:
- the LOC130980522 gene encoding uncharacterized protein LOC130980522 yields MADFLVEVTGDPGEDMGTRWKLHVDGASNQTFGGAGIILESPNGVVYEQSVRFEFPISNNQAEYEALIGGLTLATEVGAKRLEVCSDSQVVTSQVNGSYQAKDPLLQNTKPGEGNRSLIQGMTREPAIALHITTLSPSWLDPITNYLEHGQVPGDEKDAVKLRREAAKYAVIQGQLFRKGLSQPLLKCLHPDQTDYVLREVHEGCCGHHIGGKALARKLIRAGYYWPSMMADSKEFVKKCIKCQQNANFAKAPANELSLLTTSRPFAQWGIDLLGPFPVGPGQVITRFGIPEVVISDNGTQFADKKFTEFLNGLGIRQRFSSVEHPRTNGQVESANKVILSGLKKRLDNKKGAWADELASVLWSYRTTEQSSTKETPFRLTYGLDAVIPVEIGEPSPQLLLKGVEETVEKDLIEEAREMAHLTETALKQRVALRYNTKVLKREFGANDLVLRRNDIGLPTPGEGKLAANWEGPYRIKKVMGKGAFKLERLDGKEVPRTWNADNLRRFYS; encoded by the exons ATGGCGGATTTTTTGGTTGAAGTAACAGGAGACCCAGGCGAAGACATGggtacacggtggaagctccatgtggacggagcctccaaccagacctTCGGAGGAGCCGGGATCATCCTAGAAAGTCCAAACGGGGTCGTATACGAACAATCGGTCAGATTCGAGTTCCCcatctcgaacaaccaagcagaatacgaagccctcataGGAGGCTTGACCCTAGCAACAGAGGTCGGCGCAAAAAGGCTGGAAGTATGCAGCGATTCCCAAGTCGTCACTTCCCAAGTAAACGGCAGCTATCAAGCCAAGGACCCCTTGTTgcagaa cacgaAGCCAGGGGAGGGAAAccggtctctcatccaaggcatgACAAGGGAACCTGCAATTGCACTACACATAACAACCCTAAGTCCTtcatggctagaccccatcaccaACTACCTAGAACACGGCCAAGTCCCTGGTGACGAAAAGGATGCGGTGAAATTAAGGAGAGAAGCGGCCAAATACGCCGTCATCCAAGGACAGCTGTTCAGAAAAGGGCTCAGCCAGCCCCTACTGAAGTGCCTACACCCCGACCAAACGGACtacgtcctcagggaagtccaCGAGGGCTGCTGTGGGCACCACATCGGAGGAAAAGCCCTAGCAAGGAAGTTGATCCGAGCTGGGTACTACTGGCCGTCGATGATGGCAGATTCCAAAGAGTTTGTCAAAAAGTGCATAAAGTGCCAacagaacgccaactttgccaAGGCACCGGCAAACGAGTTGAGCTTGCTGACGACCTCCCGGCCATTCGCTCAATGGGGAATCGACCTCTTAGGGCCCTTCCCTGTCGGCCCTGGGCAG gtgataacaCGGTTCGGGATACCAGAagtcgtcatctcggacaacggcACACAATTTgctgacaaaaagttcacagAATTTCTCAACGGCCTAGGTATAAGGCAAAGGTTCTCTTCGGTAGAACACCCTCGGACGAACGGACAAGTGGAGTCCGCCAACAAGGTTATCCTCTCAGGgctaaagaagaggttggacaacaaaaagggtgcttgggccgacgagctAGCATCGGTCCTCTGGTCTTATCGAACAACCGAGCAATCCTCCACCAAGGAAACCCCTTTCCGACTAACGTACGGGTTGGATGCAGTAatacccgtggagatcggtgaACCAAGCCCGCAATTGCTTTTGAAGGGAGTAGAGGAAACTGTAGAAAAGGACCTGATAGAGGAAGCCCGAGAAATGGCCCACTTGACAGAAACGGCGCTAAAACAAAGAGTGGCGCTCCGCTACAACACTAAAGTGCTCAAGAGGGAATTCGGGGCAAACGACCTCGTCCTGAGGCGAAATGATATCGGCCTGCCGACCCCAGGAGAAGGCAAGCTAGCGGCCAACTGGGAAGGCCCATATAGAATCAAGAAAGTGATGGGAAAAGGGGCCTTTAAGTTAGAAAGGCTCGATGGCAAGGAGGTCCCGAGAACATGGAACGCGGACAACCTTagaagattctactcctag
- the LOC130983094 gene encoding 11-beta-hydroxysteroid dehydrogenase B, whose translation MDLINSVLNLFVPPASLITLAFSWPALCFLHACEWLYNTVYGDNMDGKVVIITGASSGIGEQIAYEYALRRACLVLVARREHRLRGIAENARRMGARHVMIVAADVVKEDECRRFVNETINFYGRVDHLVNTVSLGHTFYFEEVTDTSVFPVLLDINFWGNIYPTLVALPYLHRTNGRVIINASVESWLPLPRMSLYAAAKAALVNFYETLRFELRDEVGVTIATHGWIGSEMTSGKFMLEEGAEMQWKEEREMNVIGGPVEEFARLMVAGACRGDAYVKYPSWYDVFLLYRVFAPNVLNWAFRLLIAPQGTKRTSSYVGTGRSLEGRPMLEAPSPRTALLAPYSFSGGGQLS comes from the exons ATGGATTTGATAAACAGTGTGCTCAACTTGTTTGTCCCTCCTGCCAGTTTGATCACGCTGGCTTTCTCATGGCCTGCACTCTGTTTCCTCCATGCCTGCGAGTGGCTCTACAACACCGTCTACGGTGACAACATGGATGGCAAGGTCGTCATCATCACCGGTGCTTCTTCCGGCATCGGAGAG CAAATAGCATATGAGTATGCATTGAGGAGAGCATGTTTAGTGCTGGTGGCACGAAGAGAGCACAGATTAAGAGGGATTGCGGAGAACGCCAGAAGAATGGGCGCAAGGCATGTCATGATTGTCGCAGCTGATGTTGTTAAAGAAGATGAGTGCCGCCGATTTGTCAATGAAACCATCAATTTCTATGGCCGTG TTGATCATCTTGTAAATACAGTAAGTTTGGGACACACATTCTACTTTGAGGAAGTTACAGACACATCAGTTTTCCCTGTTCTCTTg GATATTAATTTCTGGGGGAATATTTATCCAACACTTGTGGCTCTTCCTTACCTTCATCGAACCAACGGTCGCGTGATTATCAATGCATCGGTTGAGAGTTGGTTACCTTTGCCAAGGATGAGTTTATATGCT GCTGCAAAGGCAGCATTAGTGAACTTCTATGAGACTCTCAGATTTGAATTGAGAGATGAAGTTGGAGTAACCATAGCAACTCATGGTTGGATTGGAAGTGAGATGACAAGTGGCAAGTTCATGCTAGAGGAAGGCGCCGAGATGCAgtggaaagaagaaagagag aTGAATGTGATAGGCGGACCGGTAGAGGAGTTTGCGCGGTTGATGGTGGCGGGGGCATGTAGAGGAGATGCATATGTGAAGTATCCAAGTTGGTATGATGTGTTTCTACTATACAGGGTGTTTGCTCCAAATGTTCTAAACTGGGCATTTAGGCTCTTGATTGCACCACAAGGCACCAAAAGGACTTCATCCTATGTAGGCACCGGCAGATCCCTTGAGGGAAGGCCCATGTTGGAGGCACCATCCCCGAGAACCGCCCTCCTCGCTCCCTATAGCTTCTCCGGCGGCGGCCAGTTGAGTTAA
- the LOC130982533 gene encoding ethylene-responsive transcription factor ERF014, which translates to MSRSSWLHANNSASSSSTTNNNKKLKGVRRRKWGKYVSEIRVPGTQERLWLGTYATPEAAAVAHDVAVYCLKKPSSLEKLNFPDTLSSYHHCLQQREDLSPRSVQKVASDVAMDVDARSINGRSTTLATTTNTVAVAETSSGSYCSEVLPETGVGMNSYDVGFGGDSWWQSLGDGNGETAFHESSSEDHHHGGGQGDPPLSISVEDYL; encoded by the coding sequence ATGAGTCGCAGTTCGTGGTTGCATGCAAATAACtctgcatcatcatcatcaaccacTAACAATAATAAGAAGCTCAAGGGTGTTAGGCGTCGAAAGTGGGGCAAGTATGTGTCGGAGATTCGTGTTCCGGGCACCCAAGAGCGTCTCTGGTTGGGAACCTACGCCACGCCGGAAGCAGCTGCGGTGGCTCACGACGTCGCCGTTTATTGCCTGAAGAAGCCTTCTTCATTGGAGAAGCTTAACTTCCCTGACACCTTGTCTTCTTATCATCACTGTCTTCAGCAGAGAGAGGATTTGTCACCAAGGTCCGTTCAGAAGGTCGCTTCAGATGTTGCCATGGATGTTGATGCGCGCAGCATTAATGGGAGATCAACAACGCTCGCTACCACCACCAATACTGTCGCAGTCGCAGAAACTAGCAGTGGTAGTTATTGTTCCGAGGTGTTACCTGAAACTGGCGTAGGTATGAACAGTTATGATGTTGGATTTGGAGGAGATTCTTGGTGGCAAAGTTTGGGTGATGGTAATGGTGAAACAGCTTTCCATGAAAGTAGTAGTGAAGATCATCATCATGGTGGTGGACAAGGGGATCCACCATTGAGCATTTCTGTTGAAGATTATCTTTAG
- the LOC130981718 gene encoding butanoate--CoA ligase AAE1: MEGSIRCSANYVPLTPISFLERSAVVYRDSTSVVFGDVTYTWSLTHQRCLRLASSIANLAISPGHVVAVLAPNIPAMYELHFGVPMSGAILCTLNTRHDSAMVALLLKHSEAKLLFVDYQLLDIAKGALQIMAKSNTKLPLLVLILECGQASPDTANISPPPGTLIYEDLIAKGSLEFEVRRPKDECDPISLNYTSGTTSSPKGVIYSHRGAYLNSLATVLLNEMGSMPVYLWCVPMFHCNGWCLPWGIAAQGGTNVCLRNVTAKGIFDSIFRYKVTHTGGAPTVLNMIINSSSEVRKPLPRKVAVMTGAAPPPPDVLFRMEELGFIVTHSYGLTETYGPGTICSWKPEWDSLPRDIQAKMKARQGVTHLGMEEIDIKDPVTMKSLPADGKTMGEVMFRGNTVMNGYLKDLKATQDTFKGGWLRSGDLGVKHPDGYIELKDRSKDIIISGGENISTIELEGVIYSHPAVLEAAVVGRPDDYWGETPCAFVKLKEGRSATAEEIIQFCRNRLPHYMAPRTVVFSELPKTSTGKTQKFILREKAKAMGSLSKNKISRL, translated from the exons ATGGAGGGCAGTATCCGATGCTCCGCCAACTATGTTCCATTGACTCCGATCAGCTTCTTGGAGCGCTCCGCCGTCGTGTACCGCGACAGCACCTCCGTCGTCTTCGGTGACGTCACCTACACATGGTCTCTCACTCATCAGCGCTGCCTCAGACTCGCTTCTTCCATCGCCAACCTCGCTATTTCTCCTGGTCACGTG GTTGCTGTGTTGGCCCCTAATATCCCAGCTATGTATGAGCTACATTTTGGTGTTCCAATGTCAGGGGCAATTCTCTGCACTCTAAATACACGCCATGATTCTGCAATGGTTGCATTGTTATTGAAACATTCTGAAGCCAAACTCTTGTTTGTGGACTACCAACTTCTTGATATTGCTAAAGGGGCACTGCAAATCATGGCAAAATCAAACACCAAGCTTCCACTTTTGGTCTTAATTTTGGAGTGTGGTCAGGCTTCACCGGACACGGCCAACATTTCGCCCCCTCCCGGAACATTGATATATGAGGATCTTATAGCTAAAGGAAGTCTTGAATTCGAGGTGAGGAGGCCAAAGGATGAATGTGATCCAATCTCACTCAATTACACTTCTGGGACCACATCAAGTCCTAAAGGGGTAATCTATAGTCATAGAGGTGCATATCTCAATTCTCTGGCTACAGTCCTTCTGAACGAGATGGGGTCTATGCCGGTATATTTGTGGTGCGTTCCGATGTTCCATTGCAATGGATGGTGCCTCCCTTGGGGAATTGCTGCTCAGGGCGGCACGAATGTCTGCCTAAGAAATGTAACTGCTAAAGGAATATTTGACAGCATTTTTAGGTACAAGGTGACACACACTGGGGGAGCACCAACAGTATTGAATATGATAATAAATTCGTCAAGTGAAGTCCGGAAGCCACTTCCAAGGAAGGTGGCAGTGATGACTGGTGCTGCCCCGCCACCCCCGGATGTGCTTTTCAGGATGGAAGAACTAGGATTCATTGTGACTCACTCATATGGCTTGACAGAAACTTATGGTCCGGGGACAATTTGCTCTTGGAAACCAGAATGGGATAGCCTTCCCCGAGATATACAAGCAAAAATGAAGGCCCGCCAAGGAGTGACTCACCTTGGAATGGAAGAAATTGATATAAAAGATCCAGTCACAATGAAGAGTTTGCCGGCCGACGGAAAAACAATGGGTGAGGTGATGTTCAGGGGAAACACCGTGATGAATGGATATCTAAAGGATCTGAAAGCGACCCAAGATACATTCAAAGGGGGATGGCTTAGGAGTGGTGACTTGGGAGTGAAGCATCCTGACGGCTACATAGAACTAAAGGACCGGTCGAAGGACATTATCATCTCTGGTGGAGAAAACATTAGCACCATTGAGTTGGAGGGTGTGATTTATAGTCATCCGGCAGTTCTTGAGGCGGCAGTTGTTGGGAGACCGGATGATTATTGGGGAGAGACACCATGTGCATTTGTGAAGCTGAAGGAGGGTAGGAGTGCCACAGCAGAGGAGATAATACAGTTCTGTAGGAACCGTTTGCCGCATTATATGGCTCCAAGAACTGTGGTGTTTTCTGAGCTGCCAAAGACTTCAACTGGCAAAACACAGAAGTTCATTCTCAGAGAGAAAGCAAAGGCCATGGGAAGCTTGTCTAAGAACAAGATTAGTCGCTTGTAA